The DNA region ACAAGCTGACGCCGCTATCGGCCATGTGGCGCAACCGGGACACGGTGACGCGCTTCGTTGGCGGCAAATGCAGGCGATGCGGCACCTTGCAGTTCCCGAAGAGCCGCATCTGCGTCAATCCCAACTGCAATGCCGTCGATGCGCAGGAGGGCCATCCCTTTGCCGACAAGATCGGGCGCATCAACTCCTACACGGCCGACCGCCTCACCTACTCTCCGGATCCGCCGGCCTGCTACGGCATGATCCAGTTCGAGGAGGGCGGCCGCTGGATGATGGACTTCACCGATATCGAGGAAACCGAGCTTGCGGTGGGACGGCCGATGAAGATGATGTTTCGCGTCAAGGACGTTGACGCGCAGCGCGGCTTCAAGCGTTATTTCTGGAAGGCGGCGCCGATCGCCGCAGGGAGGGCCTGACATGCCCAAAGGCATTCGCGATAAGGTCGCCATCCTCGGAATGGGCTGCTCGAAATTCGGCGAGCGCTGGGACATGGATGCCGAGGACCTGATGGTCGAGGCCTATACGGAAGCTCTCGCGGATGCCGGCATCGAGACGAAGCAGATCGACGCCGCCTGGCTCGCCACCGCGATCGAGGAGCAGCATGTCGGCAAGTCGGCGGTGCCGCTCGCGGTGGCGCTGCGCCTGCCCTATATTCCGGTGACGCGCGTCGAGAATTATTGCGCCTCGGGCACGGAGGCCTTCCGCGGCGCCGTCTATGCGGTGGCGTCGGGCGCTGCCGATATCGCGCTGGCGCTCGGCGTCGAGAAGCTCAAGGACACGGGCTATGGCGGCCTGCCGCAGCGCGGTCGCGGCACGGTCAACAACCTGACCTGGCCGAACCTCTCGGCGCCCGGCAGCTTCGCGCAGCTCGCGGCCGCTTATCGCGCCAAGCATGACAGTGCGCCCGACGACCTCAAGCGGGCCATGGCGCATATCTCGGTGAAGAGCCACGATAATGGTGCCCGCAATCCGAAGGCGCACTTACGCAACCGCATCAGCATCGACACGGTGCTCAAGGCACCCATGGTGGCCGAGCCGCTCGGTCTCTATGATTGCTGCGGCGTCAGCGACGGCTCGGCCTGCGCCATCGTCACCACGCCGGATATCGCCGAGGGCCTCGGCAAGCGCGATCTGATCACCGTGAAAGCCTTGCAGGTCGCAGTGTCGAACGGCCTCGAGGCGCAGCACAATTCCTGGGACGGCAGCTATTTCGCGACGACCCGCATCGCCTCGAAACGCGCCTATCAGGAAGCCGGCATCGAGAACCCCCGCGAGAGCGTCAATCTCATCGAGGTGCATGACTGCTTCTCGGTGACCGAGCTTGTCACCATGGAAGACCTGCACATCTCGGCGGAAGGCACTGCCATCCGCGACGTGCTCGACGGCTTCTACGACGCCGATGGCAGCCTGCCCTGCCAGATCGATGGCGGGCTGAAATGCTTCGGCCACCCGATCGGCGCCTCGGGCCTGCGCATGATCTACGAGATGTATCTGCAGATGCAGGGCCGCGCCGGCGAACGCCAGCGCGAGGAGCTGCCGGTGATCGGCCTCACCCATAATCTCGGTGGCTTCCCGCATCAGAATGTGTGCTCGATCTCGATCGTCGGTCGCCACCGGGCGTGACGGGCGGCCGCCCGCCCTTCGCGGACATTAGGCCGTGGACTCATAAATGAGATGATTGCTGGAGGCGGTGTGGATATTGGAGCTTTGTTTTCCGCGACAGCGTAAGGTTCGCCTGGCGCTGGCGGAGACCGGTTCAGATAAGGGAAGTCGATGGCGATATCGCTCTACGACCTCAGCGTACCAACCTTCCTGCAGACCGTGAGGGCCGTCGGAGGCTTTCT from Rhizobiales bacterium GAS188 includes:
- a CDS encoding acetyl-CoA C-acetyltransferase; this translates as MPKGIRDKVAILGMGCSKFGERWDMDAEDLMVEAYTEALADAGIETKQIDAAWLATAIEEQHVGKSAVPLAVALRLPYIPVTRVENYCASGTEAFRGAVYAVASGAADIALALGVEKLKDTGYGGLPQRGRGTVNNLTWPNLSAPGSFAQLAAAYRAKHDSAPDDLKRAMAHISVKSHDNGARNPKAHLRNRISIDTVLKAPMVAEPLGLYDCCGVSDGSACAIVTTPDIAEGLGKRDLITVKALQVAVSNGLEAQHNSWDGSYFATTRIASKRAYQEAGIENPRESVNLIEVHDCFSVTELVTMEDLHISAEGTAIRDVLDGFYDADGSLPCQIDGGLKCFGHPIGASGLRMIYEMYLQMQGRAGERQREELPVIGLTHNLGGFPHQNVCSISIVGRHRA